The DNA region AATGACATCGTCTATCTCGGTGCCGGAAATCCGGTGCAAACAGCGCCGCATCCCCTGGCACCATTCTACAATGCAGAATGGGCGAACCATTCGACGAGCTATGATCCTGAAAAGGCCAACGCCTTGCTTGACGGCATCGGTCTGGACAAGAAAGATGCCGAAGGCTACCGGCTCGGTCCGGACGGTGAGCGTTTTACACTCGTTTTCCTGGTCGCGGATGTGTTCGGCTGGCAATATCCCGATGTGATGGAGCTGGTTGCTGGTTATGCCAAGGATGTGGGTCTCGACTTTCAGGTCCGTGCAAGCGACCGGTCGCGGCTATTTGAAATCGTGAGCTCGGGAGAGCACGATGCGTACATCTGGAACTGCCCGGGGGGGCTGGTGGATGCCTATGCGAACCCGGATTGCTATCTGCCGCGCGGGCAGGCTGTGTTCTGGGCGCCGAAATGGGCCGCGTGGGGGGCTGACCCCAGCACAGGAGAGGAGCCGCCGGAAGAGATCAAGAACCTGTTTGAGATCTATCGCGGCGTGACCTCGACAGCTGATCCGGCAAAGCAGGAGGAGGCCCTTGTGGATCTGATCGACAGCGCCAGCAAACAATTGCTGACAGTCGGGCTGATCCAGAGCAACGGGGCCTTCGGTATCGCAAGGAACAATCTGCGGAACCATGTCGATCCGATGCCGATTGCCGGTCAGTTGTGGACGCCTGCACCCTATACGGCGCAATTCTACTTCGAGGGCGGGGATAACCTTCCGTGAAGTGACACTTCGCCCGGCCATCTTGCGGCCGGGCGTATTGCACCGCGAGGTTTGCCCTGTCCTCCGGGCGACCTCGCGGTTCTCTTTCCACGCAAAATCCCTGACGGGCTCTTAGAACATGCTTGGGTTTTTATACCGACGCCTGCTTTACATGATCCCGACCGTTTTTCTGGTTTCGGTCGTAACATTCGTGATCATCCAGTTGCCGCCCGGTGACTATCTGGACACTCTGGCCGCCGAGCTCAGCGATTCAGGCGGGCTCGACGAAGGCACGATGCAGGCGCTGAGAGACCAGTATGGGCTCGGGCAGCCGATGTATGTCCAGTATTTCAAGTGGATTTCGCAAATCCTGTTTCATGGAAACTTCGGGATCTCATTTGAAAAGAACATTCCGGTGAATGACATCATCTGGGACAAACTCGGGTGGACCTTCGCGATTTCGTTGCTGACACTCCTGTTCATCTGGATGACCGCCCTGCCCATCGGCATCTATTCAGCCGTGCGCAAATACTCTGCGGGCGACTATATCGCGACCTTTTTGGGCTTCATCGGGCTGGCGGTGCCCAATTTCCTTCTGGCGTTGGTGATGATGTATGTGGCGTTCAAGTATTTCGGCCAGAGCGTCGGTGGCCTTGTCAGTCCGCAATATATCGGCGCCCCCTGGACGCTGGACAAATTCCTGGACCTGCTCGCGCATATCTGGATGCCCATTGTGGTGGTCGGCACGTCCGGTGCTGCGGCCTTGATCCGCATCATGCGGGCCAACCTGCTGGATGAGCTCTATCGGCCCTATGTGGTAACGGCCCGCGCCAAAGGCATGTCGGAGTTTCAGCTTTTGCTGAAATACCCGGTGCGGGTTGCGCTCAACCCGTTCGTTTCAACGATCGGCTGGATCCTGCCGACGTTGGTGTCCGGGGAGATCATCGTCGCGGTTGTCATGAACCTGCCGACGACCGGTCCTCTGCTTCTGAGGGCGTTGCTCGTTCAGGACATGTATCTGGCTGGTTCTCTCATACTGCTGGTCAGCATCCTGACCGTGATCGGCACGCTGGTTTCGGACCTGCTGCTGGCATGGATCGATCCAAGGATACGTTATCAATGAGCGTCGATACTATGCTTGAGCCGACAGATACGAATGAGGAGCGCACGCCCGAGCTGTTGGGACCCTGGGCTCTGATGTGGCGCAAGTTCCGGCGTCACCGGGTGGCCTATGTCAGTCTGTGGATCACCGGGTTGATCTACTTCATGGCCCTTTTCGGCGATTTTCTGGCTCCGGAAAAATTTGACGAAACCAACCGGCGGGGCATCTTCGTGCCGCCTCAGGGGATCCACTTTCTGGTTGAAGGTGAAGATGGCGGATCGTCGTTCCAGTTGCATGCAAAGGCACTGAAGATGCAGGTGGACCGGGCGACCATGCGGCGCAGCTATGTCGAAGACCCGACCAAGATCATTCCCCTCGGCTTCTTTGTCGAAGGCTACGACTACAAGGTCCTCGGTCTTGTCCCGTCCAATGTGCATTTTTTCGGTCCAAAGAACCCCAAGGACATTGTCTACTTCCTCGGGTCGGACAGGCTTGGCCGGGATGTTCTCAGCCGTATCATCGTCGGTACGAAAATCTCCATGTCCATCGGCCTCGTCGGGATCGTTGTCTCACTTGTGATCGGGGTCTCGCTGGGGGGGCTGTCCGGATATTACGGTGGCTGGGTCGATACGCTCATTCAGCGCCTTATCGAGTTTCTGCGCTCCATTCCCACGATACCGCTCTGGATGGGACTTGCGGCGGCCATTCCGCTCGGATGGCCACCGCTCAGAACGTATTTTGTCGTGACAATCATCGTGTCCATGATCGGCTGGACGAGCCTGGCACGTGAGGTGCGTGGCAAGTTCCTGTCCCTGCGCAATGAGGATTTCATCACGGCTGCCCGGCTGGACGGTCTGACCGACTGGGAAATCATCCGCAAGCACATGGTGCCATCCTTTTCCAGCCACATCATCGCCTCGTTGACCCTGGCCGTGCCGTTGATGATCCTGGCGGAAACCTCACTGTCGTTTTTGGGCATTGGACTTCAGCCGCCGATCGTTTCATGGGGAACGCTTCTGAAAGAAGCGCAAAACATCCGTTCGATCATCGAAGCGCGCTGGCTGCTGATCGCGCCGGGGTCAATGATCGTCCTTGCCGTCTTGGCACTTAATTTCCTGGGGGACGGCCTTCGCGATGCCGCAGATCCACATGCCCATTGATCCCACACCTGCCGGCAATGGCCAGGATCCGCTGGTCGAAATCCGCGGCTTGAAGACCCACTTCTTCACCGACGACGGCGTGGTCAAGGCCGTTGAAGGGGTCGACCTCGACATTTTTGCAAACAAGACGCTCTGTATCCTGGGAGAATCCGGGTGCGGCAAATCGATCATGGCGCGCTCGATACTGCGAATTGTCGATGCTCCCGGACGGATTGTCGAAGGAAGCATCGTCTATCGGCCCGGAGATGGGCGTTCGATCGATCTTGCGAAAGCCAGACCGGGATCAAGACAACTCCGGGAGATCCGTGGTCAGGACATTGCAATGATCTTCCAGGAGCCGATGTCGTCGCTGGGGCCGATCACCAAGATCGGGAAGCAGATTGTCGAGACAATTCATCTGCATCGCAATGTCACCAAATCCGAGGCCAGGGAGCAGGCGATAGAACTGCTTGATAAAGTGGGCATTCCAAGGCCCGCGGAACGCTTTGAGGCGTATCCCTTTGAGCTGTCCGGCGGGATGCGCCAGCGCGCGATGATTGCCATGGCCCTCTCATGCCGGCCCCGTCTTCTGATCGCGGATGAACCGACCACTGCACTTGATGTGACGACCCAGGCACAAATTCTGGACCTGATCGCTGAGTTGAAGGAGGAACTGGAAATGGGCGTCCTCCTGATTACGCACGACCTTGGGGTGGTTGCGGAAGTCGCGGAAGATGTGGCGGTCATGTATATGGGCAAAGTGGTCGAAAAGGGCGATGTGTTTTCGATCTTCGAGGAGCCACGCCATCCCTACACAAAAGCGCTGATGCGGTCCGTCCCCAAATTGGGCATGGAACGGCAGCATCGGCTTCCGGCCATCAGAGGCATGGTGCCACATCCCTTGGCACGCCCGTCCGGCTGCGCTTTCCGGACGCGGTGCGACAGCGTTGTCCAAGGTGTGTGCGATGCGCGCGAACCGGAACTTCAGCCGAGCGGCACCACCGAGGTGGCCTGTTTCAGGTGTCAGGAGGATACTCATGTCTGATGCGATCCTCCAGGTTCGGGACCTCAATATGCATTTTCCGGTTGGCGGCGGGTTCTTTGGCCGTCCGACGGATGTGGTGCGCGCCGTCGACGGTATCAGCTTCGACGTATTCCGGCAGGAAACCTTCGGCATCGTCGGTGAAAGCGGCAGCGGCAAAACGACGCTCGGGCGATGCATCATGCGGGTTCTGAACCCATCGTCCGGTAGCATTGTGTTGAGGCGCAAGAAGGGCGGTGAAGTCGATCTTTGCCAAAGCAGCGCGGCTGACCTGCGCGATGTCTGGAAGGACATGCGTATGGTGTTCCAAGACCCGCAGTCCTCCCTCAATCCACGACTGCGGGTGCTCGAGATTGTCGGCCAGTGTTTGCGCAAATCCGA from Roseibium sp. HPY-6 includes:
- a CDS encoding ABC transporter permease is translated as MLGFLYRRLLYMIPTVFLVSVVTFVIIQLPPGDYLDTLAAELSDSGGLDEGTMQALRDQYGLGQPMYVQYFKWISQILFHGNFGISFEKNIPVNDIIWDKLGWTFAISLLTLLFIWMTALPIGIYSAVRKYSAGDYIATFLGFIGLAVPNFLLALVMMYVAFKYFGQSVGGLVSPQYIGAPWTLDKFLDLLAHIWMPIVVVGTSGAAALIRIMRANLLDELYRPYVVTARAKGMSEFQLLLKYPVRVALNPFVSTIGWILPTLVSGEIIVAVVMNLPTTGPLLLRALLVQDMYLAGSLILLVSILTVIGTLVSDLLLAWIDPRIRYQ
- a CDS encoding ABC transporter permease, with the translated sequence MSVDTMLEPTDTNEERTPELLGPWALMWRKFRRHRVAYVSLWITGLIYFMALFGDFLAPEKFDETNRRGIFVPPQGIHFLVEGEDGGSSFQLHAKALKMQVDRATMRRSYVEDPTKIIPLGFFVEGYDYKVLGLVPSNVHFFGPKNPKDIVYFLGSDRLGRDVLSRIIVGTKISMSIGLVGIVVSLVIGVSLGGLSGYYGGWVDTLIQRLIEFLRSIPTIPLWMGLAAAIPLGWPPLRTYFVVTIIVSMIGWTSLAREVRGKFLSLRNEDFITAARLDGLTDWEIIRKHMVPSFSSHIIASLTLAVPLMILAETSLSFLGIGLQPPIVSWGTLLKEAQNIRSIIEARWLLIAPGSMIVLAVLALNFLGDGLRDAADPHAH
- a CDS encoding ABC transporter ATP-binding protein, which codes for MPIDPTPAGNGQDPLVEIRGLKTHFFTDDGVVKAVEGVDLDIFANKTLCILGESGCGKSIMARSILRIVDAPGRIVEGSIVYRPGDGRSIDLAKARPGSRQLREIRGQDIAMIFQEPMSSLGPITKIGKQIVETIHLHRNVTKSEAREQAIELLDKVGIPRPAERFEAYPFELSGGMRQRAMIAMALSCRPRLLIADEPTTALDVTTQAQILDLIAELKEELEMGVLLITHDLGVVAEVAEDVAVMYMGKVVEKGDVFSIFEEPRHPYTKALMRSVPKLGMERQHRLPAIRGMVPHPLARPSGCAFRTRCDSVVQGVCDAREPELQPSGTTEVACFRCQEDTHV